The Gammaproteobacteria bacterium genome contains the following window.
CTTGCGGTGACAAAATTTTGAACCCGCTCAGGGTGTTCCCAAATCTCTTGTTCACTGGTGAAAATGTTATCGCCATAAAAATCAATGCCCGCAGAACGTGTATTGTAGGCGCTATATTCATAGCCCTGCTTTTCAAGCGTGTGAACTTGATTGGTGACATAACCGGACATCGCGCCGATTCTACCACTGGTTAAATCGTTGAGATCGAAACTGTGATCGACAAATTCAATATCGTCCATCGGCAAGCCATGTTTCATCAAAAAAGCAATAATTTCTTCGCCTTGGGCTGAAATCATCACTTTTTTATCAGCTAGGCTGTTTAAATTAGCCAGCTTGTCACCTTTGGGCATCATTAATACGTAAGGTGAATGCTGATAAATGACGGCAAGTACGACCACCGGCAAGCCGTTGTTGCGCTTTAGCAGTAAGCTGCTCGAACCGACACCAAAGTTAGCTGTGCCATTAACAACCTGCTCAACTGAACTGTCTTTTTCATTGGGCAGCCGAATATCGACCTCGAGACCAGCCTGGCGATAATAACCTTGTTGTTTGGCCGCGTAATACCCCGCAAATTGAAATTGATGGTCAAATTTTAATTGTAAAACGACTTGATCCATATCTTTATCATTAGCTAGGGCAACCGCGCTGTATATTGTCAGAACGTACAACAAAACGAGTGACATAACTTTCTGAATAGAGTTCAATCTGTGGTCCTTATTTATTAGTAATAAATACAAAGTGATATCTTAATACTAAGCTAGAACCCTAGCTATGATCAAGAGATGATTGACTGCTGGCCCGGTAATTATGGGTGATTAGACCAATAATCAATAATTGATAGCTGTGGTGGGCTAATAAAACACCTAAATTCATATTTATTATGCATTTAGTAGGGTGTTAATCGAAACAACCGTATTAATTTGATGGGTGATACACCGCTAAACCGTCACTAAGTTGGTGATTAATTGGCACGGTTAGTATTTAACCAAGCAAGTTTGAGCGGCATGTGCTTACCTAAATGTAAGGTATTAGGTAATGCAGCAGCAATTGCTATAATAGTCCGCTGAGGTAGATTTAAGGTAGAACTCTGCCGGTATTGGCACCAGAACGCTAGCCGAAGTAGCGATGATTTAAGCCAATCTACTGTTGTAATGGCATCACCCTATTACAACAGAGCCGATTAAATATCTTTGGTCACACAGTCTAAAAAGGCTTCTATACTGGCCTTTACACTGTCTTTTCGCCAAATAAACGCGCTGGTTGAATGTTTCCATTCACAAGGCAGCTGATGTTGTTGAATACTGCTGGCGAAAGGATAATTGTCGATTAGCGCTGCCGGTACAATGCCGATGCCCATGCCTGCAGCAACGCAACTAAGTAGGGTATGGTACGAATTTATTTCAATTACCTTGCAAATGTCACCGTCATTTTTGATCCAATCAGCCAATCGAGTGCGATAAGCACAGCTAGTGCTAAACCCTAGCAAAGTTGGGTTGCTGACTAAATCTTTGGGACTGCGGATTGGTTGATGAGCTAAATCAGAAACAACCACTAAGGTTTCATTAAAGACAGGTACCTTGGCTAAGCGGCTATCATTGGGAGGATCTGCCACCAATGCCATGTCAAGCTCACCACTTAATACCTTGTTAATTAAGTCGTTGGTCGGCGCTGTTTTTATTTCTAATTCAACCTGCGGATATTGGCGATGAAATAGCATTAAAGGTTCCACTAAGCGGGTCGCTGCTGCCGCTTCCATTGAGCCGACTCTTAATTGCCCCTTGGGGGTAGTGTCGGTTAATTCATCAATCGTGGTTTGAGCTAACGTTAATAGCTGCTTGGCATAAGGTAGCAACATCTCGCCAGCAGGGGATATCCTCAGTCGATTTTTGTCGCGTAAAAATAGCGTTTTACCCAAAGTACGTTCTAACTTCTTAATGCGCGCGGTGACATTAGACGGCACTCTATTTAGCTTAACCGCAGCGTGACTAATGCCGCCGTTATCAACTACCGCAACAAAGACTCTTAAATCGGACAATTCCATCACTAACTCGCGTAATATTTCGACATAAATTAAACTATCACATTTAGTGAATGTAATGTTCACTATTATTCACTATAAATGAAAGGGTCAGCAAGGTATGGTAACTGCTGAAATTTACCTTGGATGACTATTAATGATTAC
Protein-coding sequences here:
- a CDS encoding LysR family transcriptional regulator, encoding MNITFTKCDSLIYVEILRELVMELSDLRVFVAVVDNGGISHAAVKLNRVPSNVTARIKKLERTLGKTLFLRDKNRLRISPAGEMLLPYAKQLLTLAQTTIDELTDTTPKGQLRVGSMEAAAATRLVEPLMLFHRQYPQVELEIKTAPTNDLINKVLSGELDMALVADPPNDSRLAKVPVFNETLVVVSDLAHQPIRSPKDLVSNPTLLGFSTSCAYRTRLADWIKNDGDICKVIEINSYHTLLSCVAAGMGIGIVPAALIDNYPFASSIQQHQLPCEWKHSTSAFIWRKDSVKASIEAFLDCVTKDI